TACGACTGTCTTGCCGCCGCCACCCGCGATTTCCAGCGTTTTTGCAACGCTTTGAAGGTGCCGGATAATTGTCAGCCATCGGCAGATGATGGTTGCGGCCCCTTTGGTATTGAGTTGGTGGATGCAAACTATGTGGAGGCATTTAACCCCCAACACTATGCCTCGCTGGCCATGGCAAAAGCCGCCATCATCAGGGCCGGCGCTGCTATCAATGATGAAGGCATGCACCTGGTAGAACATATTTTGCTGCGTCCCCGCCGCAGAGAGCAGGACTGCAGTTGTTTGCTGCCGGTGCACCCGGATATGCTTTGCAAATTACCCTGGAAGGAAGAAGTGGTAGGATATACGTTGCCTCAGGAAGATATTACGTCAGGGGATCCCGATATACTGAGCACTACCATAGTACCTTATACAGACCCTTATTCCTTTGTAGCTACAGTGGTACTGCCTGGCTGGCCGCTGCGTTTTCGCAATACGACTACCCGCGCCATGATGGAAGACCTGCTGCGCAGGGAAGCGCCTGCGCATATATTATTGAATATACAATGGGCCAGGCCCCGCACCTTTTGCAATTTTGAAACACTGTACAGGCGCTGGTTACAGCAATTGGCCTGCAAGTCTGTCTGCAACGATACAGGTAACCTGCTCTGTTGCCTTATTTGTGCCCTCTTTGGCATAGAAGCAATGCCACCATTGTCCGACGATGCGCCAGATCCGGATTGTACGCCATTACAGGCACCTTGTGCATCTGATAAGATCACAGATCCGGACTTTGGAAAAATACTGAATGGGCTCTTCAGCAAATCTTGCGGAGAGCAGTCGCTGGGTTGTTTGGGTGAAGACGTACCACCGCCACCGCCGCCACCACCGGGTCTTACAGCCCCTCCGCTTCATGTAATGGAAGAACCGGTTGCCACTAATCCGGAGGGAGCAGCCCCTTCAGTGGAAGCAATGGCATCTGCAGCAACAGTCGCCGACAGGGCGGCCGTAGAAGAAGCTACCATGCAGTTGAACCGCCGGGGTCGCCAACGATTGCTCAAATACAAGCAGAATATATTGCCGGTTGATGCTGATACAATAGTAGATACCGAAGCCTACGGGCGCACAGAAAAATTCATGGAAGCAGGCCCGTTGAATATTGATAAATACAACGCCCTGGCCGATTTTCTCCTGGGCAGGCTGCCTGACGACAAAACAAAGGCTGCTGCCAGCGAACAGGCTTTACTGCTGGCAAATGCCACCTGGTTATGCCTGGATCAATTGCTGTTGCGGGTACCAGCTACGCTGTCGGCCGGTGAAATGGAATTATTACAGCAAATATTCAGGAAGATGAAAGAAAAAGGCCTGGACCTCAATGCGCTGGCCAGTAACTGGAAACCGGAGGATTTGGCGACCAGTGCTAACACAGACCTGATCAGGCAATGCAAACAATGGATGGAATGAAGCTATCGTAACAACGTATAGCCTTTAACGTATGATACATAAAATACAACAACAACGTTTTCAGCTGACGGCGCATAACAAAGACGCCGTATTGGCCTGGCAACAACAGGTCAGGGATAGCTATTGGCAGAAAACAGTGCCCGCGTTGGAACAGTTGTTCAATCAATTCAGTACGGAAGATACCCTGAGTTATATAGACCTGCTGGAAGTGGACCTGGGCCGTATCAGCGTGGAAGACCTGGAACCAGCACGGTTTACCACCCTTCTGCTGCAAAAGCTAACCGTGGCGTTGCAGGAGTGGCGGCAGGAACAGCCTGCTATTGCAGATAAAACCCTTCCTCAACATGCTTTTGAACAATGGTTGTATTACATGGAAAAAGGCACCCTGCCCTGGGACATCCAGGCAACTGAAGCCGCATGGCTGGAAAAAATACAGCAAACATTGGCGCTCGATTTTGCAGCTGTAGAGCGCTTACGGGCCTTGTTGTTGAAAGATGCGGACAGCACCCGACGCGTGGTATACCAGCATACGCCATCTTTTCTGCAGCAGTTGTTAGTGCTGATTAGCGCCCAGGCGCAGGAAGACTGGGAAACCCTGCTCCGGCAATTATATGAAGTATATGCCCGGCTTACCCGTCAGACAACAGCCGTAACCCTACAGGATGAGCGGCACTTTAGTTTGCAGGGATGGCAATGTCTGTTGTTGCAGGTAGCCCGCCATCCTAAAGGAGATAACCGGGCGGCGATAATTGGTTTGCTGGAACAATGGCCGGTATTTGGCGTATATGCGTCGCTGTTGGTATCCTGGTGTAAGGAACGAGGCTGGCCGGCGTTAACAGCGGTGGCAACAGAATGGATGGAAAAGAAAACTGACATGGAAAATAATACTGCAGATCATAGCGCCAGTGAAAGTGTGGTAAACGCAGCGATAGTGCCTATGCGGCGGGATTCGACTGCCATACAGGAACCAGGCAAAGAAAGCTGGTATACCGGTAATGCTGGCATTGTGCTGTTGCATAATTGGTTGCTACCCCTGTTCCTGCAATTGGAATGGGTAGAAGGCAGGCAGTTCCGCGATATCGTAACGCAGCAACAGGCTATCCTGCTGTTGCATTATATGTGCACCGGCAGCCAGGAGGCCGCCGAATATGAAGTGCTATTGCCCAAAGTGCTCTGCGGCTGGCCTTTACACAAACCGGTTGATACCCGTATCAGCCTCCCCGCTGCTGCTTTGGAAGAAGCAGCAGGTTTGATGGAGAACGCCATCGCCCATTGGCAGGTGCTGAAAAGCACTTCTGTGAAGGGATTACAGGAAGCCTTCCTGCAAAGGCCGGGTAAATTGAGCAGCGGAGAAGATCATTGGCGTTTGCAGATGGAGAAGCATACGATTGATATTTTATTAGACCATCTACCCTGGAGCATCAGTGTAATAAAACTGCCCTGGATGAAAAAGCCCCTGCATGTAGAATGGCGTTAGGAAAATAAAAGATATGAAAACGAAGACTGCCACGGCTACCCCTGCTGCTCCCCAACGGAGCAGCCGTCCCTTCTTCAGGAAGGGCGCTGATGGCATGTTTTCGCAAGAAACGACGCCTTTCTTTTCTCCCACCAGCGGTATTTTACAGACCAAACTGACGGTAGGTCAGCCGGGTGATAAGTTTGAAAGAGAAGCAGATGCGATGGCCGACAAAGTAGTACATCGCCTGGCAATGCCTGAAACAACGCCAGCCACAGCAGGTAACCTCGACGTACAAACGAAATGCAGCTCCTGCGAAAAAGAAGAAAAACAACTGCAGCAAAAAGAAAAGCCCGAAGAAGAACAGGTGCAGCGTAAGCCTATATTTGAAAGTGAAGCCAGCCCGGACGTACAGGCGAAATGTGCGACTTGCGAAGCCGAAGAAAAGCAGTTGCAAAAGAAAGAACTGCCTGAAGAAAAAGAACAGGCACAGCGCAAGCCCATCTTTGAAAGCGAGGCTAACCCCGATGTACAAACGAAATGTGCTGCCTGCGAAGAAGAAGAAAAAGTACAGCGTAAAGAGAATAATACAGACGCTGCAATAATGGAGCCTTTAGCGGCTCCCATAGCACCAGAAGCACCGGCAATAAGCCCCGTGCTGCAACCTGCTCCCGTACAAACCAAGCCCCGGTTGGGCAAAGAACAGGAAACGCAACAAGAGGAAACAGAGCAGGAATTGCCCGGGTTACATAAAAAGCCACTGGCGGATGTGCAATGTGACGCAGAAGCAGCGGCATCCCCCGCGGCCTCTCTGGAAACTACTTTGAATAGTAGCAAAGGCGGTGGACAGGGTTTGCCGACAACGTTACGATCACACATGGAGACGGCCTTCGGGGCAGATTTTGGCGCCGTGCGCCTGCATACCGACAGCAAGGCGCAGCATATGAGCCAGGATTTGCACGCACAGGCGTTTACCCATGGCAGTGATATCTATTTCAACCGGAACAAGCTGGATACCGCTTCCGGCACCGGTCAGCACTTACTGGCCCACGAGCTTACTCACGTTGTACAACAAGGGAAATCCACTCCGCTGGTTCAGAAACAGGAAGCCGGTGTGCTCAGCGATGAGGATATTGAAAAGGATGGTGATACCGTATATCATGCATTACACGGCTGGACGACCTCCGGCGACAGTGCTAAGATATTGGACACCTTCAGGGGAAAGAACAGGATTGATACCAACAAGATAGTCGACAAGGTGGTGGATAAAGCCAGCATGTCTACTCCGGAAGTATATGCCTGGATGTTAGATGACATGACAACGGCCGATTGGAAAGCCCTGTTGAAACTGTTCATCAACGTAAGAGCTTATCTGATAGAAACAGCCATTGCCAGGCAGGTATATAAATTGGTAACGGGCCTTTATGTATCAGCCGACGATAGTCGTCAGGCTTATGAATATTTCAACGGTGATACACCGTTAACAGGTGATCTACTGGACAATGTACTGGTGCGGCTGGAAGCAGAAACAGACGAAGGCACAACTCTTACGGCTGTCAAACTGTTTCACCGGATGGAAAGCACCGATGCCTATCATTTGTCCGACTACTTCTTTAATTCCTTCAGCATCCTGGCCGTTAGATTTGCATCGGCCTGGGTGGCCTATAAAGTGGTAGATCTGCTGTCGGGCTTTACCAGCGGGGGCGACAGCACATCCATTGTGCAGAACATACAGCGGGTACCGGATGCCTGGCGCAGTTACGTACTGCTGGAACTGGAGAAGCAATGCCAGGATAAATGGCAGCAGTCTGCCAGCTTCATGTTGATGGATAATATGGATGGTGATGACTACATTACCCTGCAACAAATGGCCCCGGACCAGCTGGAACCTTATTCACCACGCAAAGGCTTCCTGGGATGGGATTGGAAGAAGATAGCCCGCCGGGTAATGATCGTAGAATACATTATTGAATATGCGCTTTGCGGTCTTGTAGGTGTGGTGTTGGGTGTCCTGAACATTATCAAGGATATCGTGGTAATGGTATGGGATATCATCAGGGCTGTTTATGATATCGTTGGCATGGTCATTTGCTGGATCAGCGGTGGCGAATTGGGATGCGAAAGCCGCGATCGTGTTTACGGCTTCTTCAAAAGCCTGGCGCAATTCTTTGGCGCACCAGGTGAGGCTGTAAGTCAGATGTGGAGTGAGTTGATGCTGGAAGCATCTCTTATCGAAGGCCCTTTTAAAGAATGTAATCAGGCTATCTTCTGGGTCACTAAGATTACTAACGTAATTGTTAATATCGTGTTGGTGTTTGTGGCTGGTTATGGTGTGGCGAAAGCCGTAGTGGAAAGCATAGAAGCACTGGCTACACTGGTGAGGGCCGGAGAATTACTAAAAGCTTTAAGAGCATTACCCGGCCGGCTATACGAAGCTATTAAAGGTCTGCCTTCCGCGGCGGCTAAAAGTATTGCCAGCGGGGCTGGTAAGATCGTTGAATTGATAAAAGCCCCGGCGAAGATCATCGCTGAGGTAAGAGATACATTAACGGCTGTACGTTTGGCTGCAGAGGAAGAAGGATATTTCAATGTGTTGCGCAAGCAGGCCGGTAAAGTAGTAGAGAACGAGTCCGAGTACTGGAAAAAGCGTAAATCCTTCTGGAAGAGCCGCGCCCAAACCATAGACGCAGGCGTAACAGGCACAGAAGGAAAACTGGCTGCAGCGGTAGACACTGCCACCACCGATACGGCAACAGGTGAAAAGATAGTAGCGCAAACGGAAGGTGAAACCAATGCGGCACAGCATAATGCGGACGACCTGATGAATGATGTGAAAGGGAAAGATTCCGCAACGGCTAAAGAAGGACAAGGACCGGAGGCCGACAAAAAGGAACAGCAGTTGCAACAAACGGCTGCCAAAGAAGGCCCCATCACACAGGAAGAGGTACAGGCAGAAGCCGGGTGGGCCAGGGAAAACATGGGCCGTAAACGGCCTTCCAGCATGCAAGGGTATGTGGAAGAAATTGAACTGCCCAATGGCCATACCTGGCGTAAAACAAATGAAGGTGTATGGTGCCGGTTCTCCCCATTCCCGCCGTCCTTGTGTACCAGGGAGTTTGAATCAGCACCCGATCTCAAGCCCGGCCGCAAGTTATCTAAAACCGAAGTATCGCATGATATCGGCGCGCAACTTGGGCGCGAATACGCACAGGATGTACTGGGATTGGAAGACGCCCCCGAAGCAGTGAATCCATTCGAATTTCATGGTAAATTCGGGCAAGGGTTTGATGATATCATGCGCAGGCCTGGTACGGACGACCTCGTGATAGTGGAGTACAAAGGAGGTTCGGCCGAGCTCACCGGCGACCAGATGCAGGCTTCCTGGGTTCAGAGCCGCATAGCGCGCATGCGTAGTCAGGGCGGCGATCTGGGCAAGTTCATGGCCGATATCCTGGAGAAAAAATTGAATGAAGGCAAACTATATGGGGTGGCTTTACAAACGCCGGTATCCGAAGCCGGCGTGCCGGGAGCTACCACTGTTATAAAAACCTGGAAATACTAAGCACAGATGCAGCATAATAGAAACATATTCAGGGAATTGTTAGGAGATCCGTGGCTCTCTGGCCGGTTAACGGATGAAATGCAGGCGCTGCTCAAAGGGCAGGCATGGCTGCTGGAGCGCAAAGGAAATGTGAACGCACATGCATTCCTCCTGCAGGCCCTGCATTACAAGGAAACCGCATTATTAGACTACGCCCTGAATGGCGCCTCCCTGCATACCGGATTTTATTTTGCCGCAGCAGCCTTACATTACCTGCTGTTGCTGGAGCAGGCGGAAGTATTGGAGATGCCGATGGAATTTATAGGTGATGGCAGGCAGATGGCCTGGGATGTAGATCCGGTCAAACATCCGGAGTTGTTTAAACAGGATCGCTCTATTTTTAATTCCCGGCAAAGCCTCGAAATGATGGCCTGTGCCTTGTTAGGTTCCAGACCGCAGGAAGCCGGGCAAATAGCGGCAATGGGAGAAGAATCGCAGGAAGAAATATACCTGCTCCAGCCGTCTTCTATCAGCACCATGGCCGAGCATCATCTATTTTACGCAGTAAAAGCATTTTACCGGTCAGGTAATGTGGCAGTCCGTCAACATTTGGATAGCATACAGCAGAATGATACAATAACTTCCATGGCCGCGCAAGCATTGTATGCGTTGTTGGAAAAAGACCGCATACATTTCCTGTCGGCCCTGGAAGGACAATTGCAGTTGCAGGAACAATTATTTACAGAAGAGCAGCGAGATATCCCGTATTTCATATGTTCTGCTGCCGTAATTACTGCTGCATTAGCCCTGCAGGAGGGATTGGTTACGAAAGATAGCCTGCCCCAGCATAACAACTTTTTTCCCTTGCAGCTTTTAGCAGCTGCAGGTTGAAGGATATTTGGATGAAATGAGAAAGAAGAGCCCCAATACAAGTCCCCATCAGGCGGAACCCCAACCGTCTTTCTTCAGTAAACCTGGAGGGGATAATGCTTTTTTCAGCGGGCCGGCTCCTATACAGTTGCAGCCCAAAGACAAGAAGGATGCGGAAGCCCCGGTAGTAGATGCATGTAAAAATAACAACTCAGCAGAGGCCAGTTGGGCCACTACACACCCGGGAGGTGTATTTGGTGTAGAAGACAATTTAAAGGGACCCAAAGCCAGTGATGAGCTCATCTTCTGGAATTATTGTGTGGGAGAATCTGCCATGCGCACTGCCCACCGCCAACGGCTAAACGAAACTGCGGATCGCTGGGTTAAGTTGTTGCAGCAGGATACATCTCTCAAAGTGAAATTACAGGGTGCTGCCAGTACTTCCGGTAATGCAGACGCCAATAAGGCCCTGGCACTGGAACGCGCGCAGGTGATCCGCGATTTCCTGATTAGTAAAAAGATACCTGCCGGCCGTATTGAGATAGATGATGTGAGCACACCCCGCAGCCTGGCGCCGGAAACTTCGCCGGATAACATGGCCCGTAACCGCCGCGTGGAATTGTACCTGTTTCGGCCTACTCCGGTGGTGAATAAACTACCACCCTGGGTAGATGTGGATATACAGCACTTGCAGATCAGTCAGCCGGCTAAGGCCGGCGACCTGGAGTTTGATCCCGCTGCAAATAGCTTCGTGCGTACGCATTTTGGAATGGCTGCTTCGGCAGATATAACGCTTACTTCCCTGGGCGGCACTGGCGTTGGGTTTTCGCAGGTACTGTATGAAGATACCCTGATGGCACAGTATCGTGACCCCAAAACAGGGCAGCAATTGGTATTAGACTACGGCAATTGCAACCTGCTGCCATGCAAGGACCTGAACGATGCCACCAGTCAATTTTCTGTGGATAGTACCAGCTTATTCCTGGCTGCGCCGGGATCTGTTACCGGCGCTATCAGTATGAGCGACAGGCCGGGCGCAGTTTTTCCCTTAAAATATCCGGATGCAAAGGGCGCCTTTGAATTGAATCATTATTTCTGGCTGATGCGTTTTGTGGTGATATTGGGCGCAAGAGAAATGGGGGCTTTTATCCCACTGCGTCATGCCTTTTGGAATGTTGTAGCACAGGAAGATGTAGATGTCAGTCATAGAACCACCAACGGATTGTCGCCGATCTCCATTATAGGAGCCTGGCAGAACGGCATGGCGCCGGGGTTTGATCTGGAAGCGATTTATGCAGGTCCGACCTGCCGCTATGTGCGAAGGTCGGAACAAAGTGATAATAAAGTGAACGTTTGCCGGCCCATGGTAACG
The genomic region above belongs to Chitinophaga sp. 180180018-3 and contains:
- a CDS encoding DUF4157 domain-containing protein; its protein translation is MKTKTATATPAAPQRSSRPFFRKGADGMFSQETTPFFSPTSGILQTKLTVGQPGDKFEREADAMADKVVHRLAMPETTPATAGNLDVQTKCSSCEKEEKQLQQKEKPEEEQVQRKPIFESEASPDVQAKCATCEAEEKQLQKKELPEEKEQAQRKPIFESEANPDVQTKCAACEEEEKVQRKENNTDAAIMEPLAAPIAPEAPAISPVLQPAPVQTKPRLGKEQETQQEETEQELPGLHKKPLADVQCDAEAAASPAASLETTLNSSKGGGQGLPTTLRSHMETAFGADFGAVRLHTDSKAQHMSQDLHAQAFTHGSDIYFNRNKLDTASGTGQHLLAHELTHVVQQGKSTPLVQKQEAGVLSDEDIEKDGDTVYHALHGWTTSGDSAKILDTFRGKNRIDTNKIVDKVVDKASMSTPEVYAWMLDDMTTADWKALLKLFINVRAYLIETAIARQVYKLVTGLYVSADDSRQAYEYFNGDTPLTGDLLDNVLVRLEAETDEGTTLTAVKLFHRMESTDAYHLSDYFFNSFSILAVRFASAWVAYKVVDLLSGFTSGGDSTSIVQNIQRVPDAWRSYVLLELEKQCQDKWQQSASFMLMDNMDGDDYITLQQMAPDQLEPYSPRKGFLGWDWKKIARRVMIVEYIIEYALCGLVGVVLGVLNIIKDIVVMVWDIIRAVYDIVGMVICWISGGELGCESRDRVYGFFKSLAQFFGAPGEAVSQMWSELMLEASLIEGPFKECNQAIFWVTKITNVIVNIVLVFVAGYGVAKAVVESIEALATLVRAGELLKALRALPGRLYEAIKGLPSAAAKSIASGAGKIVELIKAPAKIIAEVRDTLTAVRLAAEEEGYFNVLRKQAGKVVENESEYWKKRKSFWKSRAQTIDAGVTGTEGKLAAAVDTATTDTATGEKIVAQTEGETNAAQHNADDLMNDVKGKDSATAKEGQGPEADKKEQQLQQTAAKEGPITQEEVQAEAGWARENMGRKRPSSMQGYVEEIELPNGHTWRKTNEGVWCRFSPFPPSLCTREFESAPDLKPGRKLSKTEVSHDIGAQLGREYAQDVLGLEDAPEAVNPFEFHGKFGQGFDDIMRRPGTDDLVIVEYKGGSAELTGDQMQASWVQSRIARMRSQGGDLGKFMADILEKKLNEGKLYGVALQTPVSEAGVPGATTVIKTWKY
- a CDS encoding contractile injection system tape measure protein; this encodes MIHKIQQQRFQLTAHNKDAVLAWQQQVRDSYWQKTVPALEQLFNQFSTEDTLSYIDLLEVDLGRISVEDLEPARFTTLLLQKLTVALQEWRQEQPAIADKTLPQHAFEQWLYYMEKGTLPWDIQATEAAWLEKIQQTLALDFAAVERLRALLLKDADSTRRVVYQHTPSFLQQLLVLISAQAQEDWETLLRQLYEVYARLTRQTTAVTLQDERHFSLQGWQCLLLQVARHPKGDNRAAIIGLLEQWPVFGVYASLLVSWCKERGWPALTAVATEWMEKKTDMENNTADHSASESVVNAAIVPMRRDSTAIQEPGKESWYTGNAGIVLLHNWLLPLFLQLEWVEGRQFRDIVTQQQAILLLHYMCTGSQEAAEYEVLLPKVLCGWPLHKPVDTRISLPAAALEEAAGLMENAIAHWQVLKSTSVKGLQEAFLQRPGKLSSGEDHWRLQMEKHTIDILLDHLPWSISVIKLPWMKKPLHVEWR
- a CDS encoding OmpA family protein → MRKKSPNTSPHQAEPQPSFFSKPGGDNAFFSGPAPIQLQPKDKKDAEAPVVDACKNNNSAEASWATTHPGGVFGVEDNLKGPKASDELIFWNYCVGESAMRTAHRQRLNETADRWVKLLQQDTSLKVKLQGAASTSGNADANKALALERAQVIRDFLISKKIPAGRIEIDDVSTPRSLAPETSPDNMARNRRVELYLFRPTPVVNKLPPWVDVDIQHLQISQPAKAGDLEFDPAANSFVRTHFGMAASADITLTSLGGTGVGFSQVLYEDTLMAQYRDPKTGQQLVLDYGNCNLLPCKDLNDATSQFSVDSTSLFLAAPGSVTGAISMSDRPGAVFPLKYPDAKGAFELNHYFWLMRFVVILGAREMGAFIPLRHAFWNVVAQEDVDVSHRTTNGLSPISIIGAWQNGMAPGFDLEAIYAGPTCRYVRRSEQSDNKVNVCRPMVTFG